A portion of the Microlunatus phosphovorus NM-1 genome contains these proteins:
- a CDS encoding YhgE/Pip domain-containing protein, translating into MSSPERKRTAPAPMSRWLVPVVAILLTALAGGIVLWAVHGHQNSGPAVPLAIVNLDQPVTQGSGSDAKTIAAGRQLAASLSSPDPDNQTPLSWQLVDSDDAATGLRDGTYYGVLTIPKSFSAQVTSTSSTKPEQAQLKLVNNDAASAAVAALAQLSVNEAARGLGDQVTSNYVDAMLQNLTKINKNLTSSAKSADSLASSSHELADSAEQLAGSADQVADGAGSLDSGTKSLESGTESLAAGASSAARGADQVASGARELASAAGRLASGASAAAKGADDVAKGASDLADLADGLHKGTGTLATLTDRQNTGLGRTDRAAGAHATGAADVADRAARIADDCPAALDAGYCQRVADLARRIGVESRAATALDKLVGVQVDRGKAIDKAAGRIDTAAGRLDTGLGKLGPAAKKVGNAVDDIGDGATELERAATSLASGAAEVADGTRSVADGAAKTASGVQDMAVAADELSTGTDKLASGAHQLADGADQLADGNDQLASGLASGAKQVPSYSDDERKALDEVVTTPVTVKTSADNPSTVAAGLVPVVLGLALWLGTLMMLLTRPPVPVGLSWAQASPIRRVAFGLAPVVLVGLVQAGLLIGLVAIVGMPISSPLGLTLFTVLGVFAFAATNQALVSLFGGIGRLVSLAFALVEAAALGGLMPIETAPAGIQLLNGMLPLPQFVNGAGQQLLGGHGGLATACLVLSLWTVLALGVSVLAAARRSSRIGAGDSSTGIPEPHPRPEAAPA; encoded by the coding sequence ATGAGCTCGCCTGAACGCAAGCGCACGGCGCCGGCACCGATGTCGCGCTGGCTGGTGCCGGTGGTGGCGATCCTGCTCACGGCACTCGCCGGCGGCATCGTGCTGTGGGCCGTCCACGGTCATCAAAACAGCGGGCCGGCGGTGCCGCTCGCCATCGTCAATCTCGATCAGCCGGTCACCCAGGGCTCGGGCAGCGACGCGAAGACGATCGCCGCGGGCCGCCAGCTCGCGGCCAGCCTCAGCTCACCCGATCCGGACAACCAGACCCCGCTGTCCTGGCAGCTGGTCGATTCCGACGACGCGGCAACCGGTCTGCGGGACGGCACCTACTACGGCGTGCTCACCATCCCGAAGAGCTTCTCGGCGCAGGTCACCTCGACCTCGTCGACGAAGCCGGAGCAGGCGCAGCTCAAACTGGTGAACAACGATGCGGCCAGCGCTGCGGTCGCCGCCTTGGCCCAACTGTCGGTCAACGAGGCTGCCCGAGGTCTTGGCGACCAGGTGACCAGCAACTACGTCGACGCGATGCTGCAGAACCTGACCAAGATCAACAAGAATCTGACCAGCTCGGCCAAGAGCGCAGACTCCCTGGCCAGCTCCAGTCATGAGCTCGCTGACTCCGCCGAGCAGCTCGCCGGGTCTGCCGACCAGGTCGCCGACGGCGCGGGCAGCCTCGACAGCGGCACCAAGAGCCTGGAATCGGGTACGGAGTCGCTGGCCGCCGGGGCCAGCAGCGCGGCCCGCGGGGCCGACCAGGTCGCCTCCGGCGCCCGTGAGCTGGCCTCCGCCGCGGGTCGGCTCGCCTCCGGGGCGTCAGCCGCGGCCAAGGGCGCCGACGATGTCGCCAAGGGCGCCTCGGATCTGGCCGACCTCGCCGATGGCCTGCACAAGGGCACCGGGACACTGGCGACGTTGACCGATCGCCAGAACACCGGGCTGGGGCGGACGGACCGAGCGGCCGGTGCCCATGCGACCGGAGCCGCCGACGTCGCGGATCGAGCAGCTCGGATCGCCGACGACTGTCCGGCCGCGCTGGACGCCGGGTACTGCCAACGGGTCGCCGATCTTGCCCGCCGGATCGGCGTCGAGTCGCGTGCTGCCACCGCGCTGGACAAGCTGGTCGGGGTCCAGGTCGACCGCGGTAAGGCGATCGACAAGGCGGCCGGCCGGATCGACACTGCCGCCGGCCGACTCGACACCGGGCTCGGCAAGCTCGGGCCTGCAGCGAAGAAGGTCGGGAACGCGGTCGACGACATCGGCGACGGTGCGACCGAACTGGAGCGGGCGGCGACCTCGCTCGCCTCCGGTGCCGCCGAGGTGGCCGACGGGACCCGCAGCGTGGCCGACGGTGCGGCCAAGACTGCGTCGGGCGTCCAGGACATGGCCGTTGCCGCCGACGAGCTGTCCACCGGCACCGACAAGCTGGCCTCGGGGGCACACCAGCTCGCCGATGGTGCCGACCAGCTCGCCGACGGCAACGACCAGCTGGCCTCCGGGCTGGCGAGCGGCGCCAAGCAGGTGCCCAGTTACAGCGATGATGAGCGCAAGGCACTCGATGAGGTGGTCACCACTCCGGTGACGGTCAAGACCAGTGCCGACAACCCGAGCACCGTGGCCGCCGGTCTGGTTCCTGTCGTTCTCGGTCTGGCGCTCTGGCTCGGCACCTTGATGATGCTGCTCACCAGGCCGCCGGTTCCGGTCGGGCTGTCGTGGGCCCAGGCGTCCCCGATCCGCCGGGTGGCGTTCGGTCTTGCCCCGGTGGTTCTAGTCGGCCTGGTGCAGGCGGGTCTGCTGATCGGTCTGGTGGCGATCGTCGGGATGCCGATTTCGTCCCCGCTCGGGCTGACGCTGTTCACGGTCCTCGGGGTGTTCGCGTTTGCCGCCACCAACCAAGCGCTGGTCAGCCTGTTCGGCGGTATCGGCCGGCTGGTCAGCCTCGCCTTCGCCCTGGTGGAGGCGGCGGCTCTGGGCGGGCTGATGCCGATCGAGACGGCGCCCGCCGGGATCCAGCTGCTGAACGGAATGCTGCCGCTGCCCCAGTTCGTCAACGGCGCCGGGCAGCAGCTGCTCGGCGGTCACGGTGGCCTGGCGACCGCCTGCCTGGTGCTGTCGCTCTGGACGGTGCTCGCGTTGGGTGTCTCGGTGCTCGCCGCCGCCCGCCGCAGCAGCCGGATCGGAGCCGGCGACTCCAGCACAGGGATCCCAGAACCACACCCGCGACCCGAGGCGGCGCCGGCATAG
- a CDS encoding Fic family protein, translated as MLREQHSSRMKGGIYHLTQIVMAYNSNKIEGSQLSSEQTRYIYETRTIAGDDVNVDDIIETVNHFQAFDEMLDQVDEPITAQTMKSCHRTLKHGTADARQDWFAIGDWKRLANAIGDVQTTAPAKVELKITQLLRSVPETMSFEDIVDFHHRFERIHPFQDGNGRVGRLLMFQQCLRNGIMPFVVLDAQKQFYYRGLSEYDDEPGFLRDTFRSFQDAYYDRFAPFVEVLPASGKYT; from the coding sequence GTGTTGCGCGAGCAGCACTCGAGCAGGATGAAGGGCGGCATCTATCACCTGACCCAGATAGTGATGGCCTACAACTCGAACAAGATCGAGGGCAGCCAGCTGAGCTCGGAGCAGACCCGGTACATCTACGAGACGCGCACCATCGCGGGGGACGATGTCAATGTCGACGACATCATCGAGACCGTCAATCATTTCCAGGCGTTCGACGAGATGCTCGATCAGGTGGACGAGCCGATCACGGCGCAGACGATGAAGAGTTGCCATCGCACCCTCAAGCACGGCACGGCGGACGCCCGTCAGGACTGGTTCGCCATCGGCGACTGGAAGCGCCTGGCCAATGCGATCGGAGACGTCCAGACCACCGCGCCCGCGAAGGTCGAACTCAAGATAACGCAGCTGCTGAGATCAGTCCCGGAGACGATGTCTTTCGAGGACATCGTCGACTTCCACCACCGCTTCGAGCGCATTCACCCTTTCCAGGACGGCAACGGCCGGGTGGGCCGGCTGCTCATGTTCCAGCAATGCCTGCGGAACGGCATCATGCCCTTCGTCGTGCTTGACGCGCAGAAGCAGTTCTACTACCGGGGCCTCAGTGAATATGACGACGAGCCCGGCTTCTTACGCGACACGTTCCGCTCTTTCCAGGACGCCTACTACGACCGGTTTGCCCCGTTCGTCGAGGTGCTGCCCGCCTCTGGGAAGTACACGTAG
- a CDS encoding response regulator transcription factor, with protein sequence MTRSTQAHVLVVDDDDGIREMLQSSLSFAGFRVSTAADAQAALALFGSDDPDAIVLDVMMPGIDGFDFVQLLRHRGETMPVLFLSARDTVEDRVKGLRLGADDYLIKPFSVVEVTVRLEGLLRRAGGYGQAGQPGLDRLASTGVSPRGVLRCGDLEVDEDRHLTRRAGRSIDLSPTEFRLLVYLLLHQGRVLSKAQILDQLWQYDFGGDSNVVERFVSNLRRKIDADLPPLIHTVRGFGYTIRADEGMT encoded by the coding sequence GTGACGCGGTCGACGCAGGCCCACGTGCTGGTGGTGGATGACGACGACGGCATCCGGGAGATGCTGCAGTCGTCGTTGAGCTTCGCCGGTTTCCGGGTGAGCACCGCAGCGGACGCCCAGGCGGCGCTCGCATTGTTCGGCTCCGACGATCCGGACGCGATCGTGCTGGACGTGATGATGCCCGGCATCGACGGCTTCGACTTCGTCCAGTTGCTGCGCCATCGGGGCGAGACCATGCCGGTGCTGTTCTTGTCGGCGCGGGACACGGTGGAGGACCGGGTCAAAGGGCTGCGGCTCGGTGCCGACGACTACCTGATCAAACCGTTCAGCGTGGTCGAGGTGACCGTACGGCTGGAGGGTCTGCTGCGCCGGGCCGGCGGGTACGGCCAGGCGGGGCAGCCCGGTCTGGATCGGCTGGCATCGACCGGGGTGTCGCCCAGGGGTGTGCTGCGTTGCGGTGATCTGGAGGTCGACGAGGACCGCCATCTGACCCGGCGAGCGGGCCGCAGCATCGACTTGTCCCCCACCGAGTTCCGGCTGCTGGTCTATCTGCTGCTCCACCAGGGCCGGGTCCTGTCGAAAGCCCAGATCCTCGATCAGCTCTGGCAGTACGACTTCGGTGGCGACAGCAACGTGGTCGAACGGTTCGTCTCCAATCTGCGGCGCAAGATCGATGCCGACCTCCCGCCGCTGATCCACACCGTTCGAGGCTTCGGCTACACGATCCGGGCCGACGAAGGAATGACGTGA
- a CDS encoding MMPL family transporter, which translates to MSTFLYALGHAVARHRWRALLVWVLLTVLCFGVSSVAKGALVNDYSIPGTESQAGIDTLDQRFPQASGTTGQLVFQSKSGPISDHKSAIESQIKAIEKVKHVSSVDDPFASGAVGTISDNKEFAQSQIQFDVSVTDLNETTIHEVEKAAVTPAGQNYITTLGGDMYTPTGAGVGLTDLIGVFVAFVVLSITFGSLVAAGLPLITAGLGVGITMSTILTIASVATISTTTPTLALMIGLAVGIDYGLFIVTRHRRQLAQGLTVEESIAQASATAGSAVVFAGTTVIIALCGLAVANIPFLTVMGVAAACGVAVAVCAALTLLPAFLAICGNRLRPKEKSHAVKLAAKAAAGRTMGAHWVAIVTKIPALTVAVVLLVIGVAAFPVKDLALALPDNGSAEPGTPPRTTFDLIAKEFGPGFNAPLLVTSDIITSTDPKGTVQSLADDIAKIPGVKAITKQTPNQTADLGLVRAVPEWAQSDPRTTELVGKIRAQAPGWEDKLKISDITVTGTTAVAIDVNSRLSGALVPFGLVVVGLALLLLMIVFRSVAVPIKAALGYLLSIGAALGTVTACFIWGWGAGPLGISAIGPIVSFLPIILMGVLFGLAMDYEVFLVSAIREDYVHSAAHPGLQNRAGHAIRTGFISSARVVTAAAVIMISVFAAFIPEGSSTIKPIAVGLAVGVFVDAFLVRMTLVPAVLALLGDKAWWMPKRLDAALPHIDVEGSALVRHVEQVDWDEAHPAIAIRGEGALIAAGSGPAPVELSVPTQATVSYDHPDPGVRTALVWTLAGWRKPAGGVLSVLGQVLPEEAGYVRKLVRVIPLPSSDDDAVSVRRYVSTLLIAQSGKPWPSPKTTSRAVQYATGWLSPLRGPVGDAPPLGERRLGQLTALERRLVTLAAAAVQSPKLIVVEEPDRDLATAELSWFAGVCAELVHDAGLTVLLVGAKVTALAGAEAGGGAGVAVDAVEPAEQVTPSEGGSVERVDVESAAEMTLVRDGAAVLDAESVPEIPVVSEVETDVESVDRPGESPPPNEDGPEAREERAHELA; encoded by the coding sequence ATGTCGACTTTCCTGTATGCCCTAGGGCATGCCGTCGCGCGTCACCGCTGGCGAGCACTGCTGGTCTGGGTGCTGCTCACCGTGCTCTGCTTCGGCGTGAGCAGCGTGGCCAAGGGCGCACTGGTCAACGACTACTCGATTCCAGGTACGGAGTCGCAGGCCGGCATCGACACCCTCGATCAGCGCTTTCCCCAGGCCTCGGGCACCACCGGGCAGCTGGTGTTCCAGTCCAAGTCCGGGCCGATCAGCGACCACAAGTCGGCCATCGAGAGCCAGATCAAGGCGATCGAGAAGGTCAAGCACGTCAGCAGCGTCGACGACCCGTTCGCCTCGGGTGCGGTCGGGACCATCTCCGACAACAAGGAGTTCGCCCAGTCCCAGATCCAGTTCGACGTCTCGGTCACCGATCTGAACGAGACCACGATCCACGAGGTGGAGAAGGCCGCCGTCACACCGGCCGGGCAGAACTACATCACCACGCTCGGCGGCGACATGTACACCCCGACCGGGGCCGGCGTCGGATTGACCGACCTGATCGGTGTCTTCGTCGCGTTCGTGGTGCTGTCGATCACATTCGGCTCGCTCGTCGCCGCCGGGCTGCCGCTGATCACGGCCGGGCTTGGCGTTGGGATCACCATGTCGACGATCCTGACCATCGCCTCGGTGGCGACCATCTCCACCACCACCCCGACCTTGGCCTTGATGATCGGCCTGGCCGTCGGCATCGACTACGGCCTGTTCATCGTCACCCGGCACCGACGACAGCTCGCTCAGGGCCTCACCGTCGAGGAGTCGATCGCGCAGGCCTCGGCCACCGCCGGGTCGGCGGTGGTGTTCGCCGGTACGACCGTGATCATCGCGCTGTGCGGCCTGGCGGTGGCCAACATCCCCTTCCTCACCGTGATGGGTGTCGCTGCCGCCTGCGGTGTCGCGGTCGCGGTCTGTGCGGCGCTGACCCTGCTGCCGGCCTTCCTGGCCATCTGTGGCAATCGGCTCCGGCCCAAGGAGAAGTCGCATGCGGTCAAGCTCGCTGCCAAGGCGGCCGCCGGGCGCACGATGGGCGCGCACTGGGTGGCGATCGTCACCAAGATCCCGGCGCTCACCGTAGCGGTGGTGCTGCTGGTGATCGGCGTGGCCGCCTTCCCGGTCAAGGACCTGGCGCTGGCCTTGCCGGACAACGGCAGCGCCGAGCCCGGTACGCCGCCGCGTACCACCTTCGACCTGATCGCCAAGGAGTTCGGACCCGGCTTCAACGCCCCGCTGCTGGTGACCTCGGACATCATCACCAGCACCGACCCGAAGGGCACGGTGCAGTCCCTCGCCGACGACATCGCCAAGATCCCCGGGGTCAAGGCGATCACCAAGCAGACGCCGAACCAGACCGCCGATCTCGGGCTGGTCCGGGCCGTGCCGGAATGGGCGCAGAGCGATCCGCGGACCACCGAGCTGGTCGGCAAGATCCGCGCCCAGGCGCCAGGCTGGGAGGACAAGCTCAAGATCTCCGACATCACCGTCACCGGCACCACCGCGGTGGCGATCGACGTCAACAGCCGGCTGAGCGGCGCGCTGGTGCCGTTCGGGCTGGTGGTGGTCGGCTTGGCGCTGTTGTTGTTGATGATCGTCTTCCGCTCCGTCGCGGTGCCGATCAAGGCCGCCCTGGGATATCTGCTGTCGATCGGGGCGGCGCTGGGCACCGTGACGGCCTGCTTCATCTGGGGCTGGGGTGCCGGCCCGCTCGGGATCAGCGCGATCGGCCCGATCGTCAGCTTCCTGCCGATCATCTTGATGGGGGTGCTGTTCGGCCTGGCCATGGACTACGAGGTGTTCCTGGTCTCGGCGATCCGGGAGGACTACGTCCACAGTGCCGCACATCCAGGTCTGCAGAACCGGGCGGGTCATGCGATCCGGACCGGGTTCATCTCCAGCGCGCGAGTGGTCACGGCGGCAGCGGTCATCATGATCTCGGTCTTCGCCGCATTCATCCCCGAAGGCAGCTCGACGATCAAGCCGATCGCCGTCGGCTTGGCGGTCGGGGTGTTCGTGGATGCCTTCCTGGTTCGGATGACGTTGGTGCCCGCCGTGCTGGCACTGCTCGGCGACAAGGCGTGGTGGATGCCGAAGCGGCTCGATGCGGCGCTGCCGCATATCGACGTCGAGGGCTCGGCTCTGGTCCGGCATGTCGAGCAGGTCGACTGGGACGAGGCGCACCCGGCGATCGCGATCCGCGGCGAGGGAGCGCTGATCGCCGCCGGCAGCGGTCCCGCGCCGGTCGAGCTCTCGGTGCCGACGCAGGCCACCGTCAGCTACGACCATCCGGACCCCGGAGTCCGTACGGCACTGGTGTGGACGTTGGCCGGTTGGCGCAAACCGGCCGGTGGGGTGTTGTCGGTGCTGGGTCAGGTGCTGCCGGAAGAGGCCGGCTACGTACGCAAGCTGGTGCGGGTGATACCGCTGCCCAGCAGCGACGACGACGCGGTCTCGGTCCGCCGATATGTGTCCACGTTGCTGATCGCGCAGTCCGGGAAACCCTGGCCGTCGCCGAAGACCACCTCGCGGGCAGTCCAGTACGCGACGGGCTGGCTGTCACCATTGCGCGGACCGGTTGGCGATGCCCCGCCGCTGGGGGAGCGCCGGCTGGGTCAGCTGACCGCCCTGGAACGCCGACTGGTCACGCTGGCTGCGGCCGCCGTCCAGAGTCCGAAGCTGATCGTGGTGGAGGAACCGGACCGCGACCTCGCGACCGCCGAGCTGTCCTGGTTCGCCGGTGTCTGCGCCGAACTGGTCCACGACGCCGGGCTGACGGTGCTGCTGGTCGGGGCGAAAGTCACCGCGCTGGCCGGTGCGGAAGCTGGGGGAGGTGCGGGAGTGGCGGTGGACGCCGTCGAGCCGGCCGAGCAGGTGACGCCATCGGAGGGCGGTTCGGTCGAGCGGGTTGACGTCGAATCGGCCGCCGAGATGACGCTCGTCCGCGATGGCGCGGCTGTTCTCGATGCGGAGTCGGTCCCGGAGATCCCAGTCGTCTCCGAGGTCGAGACGGATGTCGAGTCGGTGGACCGACCCGGCGAGTCTCCACCGCCCAACGAGGACGGACCGGAAGCCAGAGAGGAGCGGGCCCATGAGCTCGCCTGA
- a CDS encoding TolB family protein, with protein sequence MAYRTLGSGQRCQVWVGGPDLVEPELIFETDELLIEAPNWSLAGDVLYVNGNGRLWRLPVDGSAGLEEIPHQGLPSINNDHVLDPDGEQVYLSAEDGHIYRAALTGGPVERVTVDEGVWHFLHGVSPDGGRLAYVRLKDFAEPGRLAIMAPHGPTTVVDTGPGHLDGPEWSPDGRWIYVNTEAFTDRPGHAQLARVRDASLGEGTEIERLVVSDTVDWFPHLSRDGHFASYIVFPPGTLGHPPDLDVEVRVVSTADWTVPLRRYPLFGGQGTLNVNSWAPTGRRFAFVAYPIQ encoded by the coding sequence GTGGCGTACCGCACGTTGGGATCCGGTCAGCGTTGTCAGGTGTGGGTCGGGGGGCCGGACCTGGTGGAGCCGGAGTTGATCTTCGAGACCGACGAGTTGCTGATCGAGGCGCCGAACTGGTCGTTGGCCGGCGACGTGCTGTACGTCAACGGGAACGGGCGGCTGTGGCGGCTGCCCGTGGACGGTTCCGCGGGACTGGAAGAGATCCCGCACCAGGGCCTGCCGAGCATCAACAACGATCACGTCCTCGACCCGGACGGCGAGCAGGTCTATCTATCCGCCGAGGACGGCCACATCTACCGCGCCGCGCTGACTGGAGGACCGGTTGAGCGGGTCACGGTGGACGAGGGCGTATGGCACTTCCTCCACGGTGTCTCGCCGGACGGCGGCCGGCTGGCGTACGTTCGCCTCAAGGACTTCGCCGAACCCGGGCGGCTGGCGATCATGGCGCCGCATGGACCGACAACGGTCGTCGACACCGGGCCCGGCCATCTCGACGGCCCGGAGTGGTCACCGGACGGGCGGTGGATCTATGTCAACACCGAGGCCTTTACCGATCGACCCGGTCACGCCCAGCTCGCCCGCGTACGCGATGCCAGTCTCGGCGAAGGAACGGAGATCGAACGGCTGGTGGTCAGCGACACGGTCGACTGGTTCCCGCACCTGTCACGCGACGGGCACTTCGCCAGCTACATCGTGTTCCCACCGGGCACGTTGGGACATCCGCCGGACTTGGACGTCGAGGTCCGAGTCGTGTCGACAGCCGACTGGACCGTGCCGCTGCGGCGCTATCCGCTGTTCGGCGGTCAGGGCACGCTCAACGTCAACAGCTGGGCCCCGACCGGCCGGAGGTTCGCCTTTGTGGCCTACCCGATTCAATAG
- a CDS encoding Acg family FMN-binding oxidoreductase, with translation MTTTAAREQTALLHRVAAQASLAPSVHNTQPWRFRITPTTFELRANRERRLHVLDPTSRQLLISCGCALFNARVALAAERKSFVVERFPDPNDPDLLARLTVADHRAPWTPLVRLEPAIARRHTNRREFFEREVPEEIQWELSNAAAQENATLVALETREARNTAARLLQEADAAENDNPAYLAELREWTTSIATRRDGVTSRSFPMESREPNDVPIRDFGVKVSGQMSPVRDSDAEQCLMILGTVEDGPYAWLRAGEALQRLWLEATRLDYVAGLITQVIEVKRTRKQLRAELGLPFYPHLLLRIGQAAPNVPTNRRPIEDLVEVVDS, from the coding sequence ATGACCACGACCGCCGCCAGAGAGCAGACCGCACTGCTGCATCGCGTTGCGGCGCAGGCGAGTCTCGCACCGTCGGTGCACAACACCCAGCCTTGGCGATTCCGGATCACTCCCACCACCTTCGAGCTCCGGGCCAACCGGGAGCGACGGCTGCACGTCTTGGACCCGACCTCCCGCCAGCTGCTGATCAGCTGCGGCTGCGCACTGTTCAACGCCAGGGTGGCTCTCGCCGCCGAGCGCAAGAGCTTCGTGGTGGAACGGTTCCCCGACCCGAACGATCCCGACCTGCTGGCTCGGCTGACGGTCGCCGATCATCGGGCCCCGTGGACACCCCTGGTCCGGCTGGAGCCGGCGATCGCACGGCGCCACACCAACCGGCGTGAGTTCTTCGAGCGCGAGGTGCCCGAGGAGATCCAGTGGGAGCTGTCCAATGCCGCCGCCCAGGAGAATGCGACCCTGGTCGCGCTGGAGACCAGGGAAGCCCGGAACACCGCTGCCCGGCTCTTGCAGGAGGCCGATGCGGCAGAGAACGACAACCCGGCCTACCTCGCCGAGTTGCGCGAGTGGACCACCAGCATCGCCACCCGTCGCGACGGCGTGACCTCCCGCTCCTTCCCGATGGAGTCGCGGGAACCCAATGACGTGCCGATCCGGGACTTCGGTGTCAAGGTGTCCGGCCAGATGTCTCCGGTACGCGATTCCGACGCCGAGCAGTGCCTGATGATCCTGGGCACCGTCGAGGACGGCCCGTACGCCTGGCTGCGCGCCGGGGAGGCCTTGCAGCGGCTCTGGCTGGAGGCGACCCGGCTCGACTACGTGGCCGGCCTGATCACCCAGGTGATCGAGGTGAAGCGCACCCGCAAGCAGCTCCGCGCCGAACTCGGTCTGCCGTTCTATCCGCACTTGCTGCTCCGGATCGGCCAGGCCGCCCCGAACGTCCCGACCAACCGGCGTCCGATCGAGGATCTGGTCGAGGTCGTCGACAGCTGA
- a CDS encoding sensor histidine kinase, translated as MTRWTLRSRLIVLLVTSSVIVIVVTTTLSVLFVGSYMRDQIDNRLVTTAGRIEAGLIGLHGLQIDAATTESMAKPENAAVVIENDGRVAMAVNTDRETAVALQGAALNDGRPHEVPDRPGMLAIRLDIGPAQASFVDTDGTIVQADAMIIGFDTRVAAAAQRRLVLIAVAGVAGALAAITAATVLIVRRSLRPLNGMTEQAHAFAAGDRTVRLPVPTDDPDMQRLALTVNEAFDVQQQAEARLRAFVADASHELRTPLTTATGWIELYLQGGLTDEDRRDQAMQRAMTQLGRMRVLIDELALLARLDRARPLDLDPVDLAVLATEVVEDARVINPDRTFSLHAAGPATLLGDAPKLQQVLQNLVGNAVQHTPPGSPVEVTVRPAPTDAGEAGSRVHTLLVTDHGPGIPVEDRAHVFTRFWRGDASRTRHTGGAGLGLAIVSSIVAAHGGTSEVISQVGYGTTIRVRLPAKVP; from the coding sequence GTGACGCGCTGGACGCTTCGCTCCCGACTGATCGTCCTGCTGGTGACGAGCAGCGTGATCGTCATCGTCGTGACGACGACGCTTTCGGTGCTCTTCGTCGGCTCCTATATGCGTGACCAGATCGACAATCGGCTGGTGACGACTGCGGGTCGGATCGAGGCCGGTCTGATCGGGCTGCACGGACTCCAGATCGATGCGGCGACCACCGAGAGCATGGCCAAGCCGGAGAACGCCGCCGTCGTGATCGAGAACGATGGACGGGTCGCCATGGCGGTGAACACCGACCGGGAGACTGCCGTCGCGCTCCAGGGCGCCGCCCTGAACGATGGTCGGCCGCATGAGGTCCCCGACCGGCCGGGGATGCTGGCGATCCGGTTGGACATCGGCCCTGCCCAGGCCAGCTTCGTCGATACCGACGGCACGATCGTCCAGGCCGACGCGATGATCATCGGGTTCGATACCAGGGTCGCCGCCGCCGCCCAACGGCGACTGGTGCTGATCGCCGTGGCCGGCGTGGCCGGCGCACTGGCCGCGATCACCGCGGCGACCGTGCTCATCGTGCGCCGCAGCTTGCGGCCACTGAACGGGATGACGGAGCAGGCGCACGCCTTCGCGGCGGGCGATCGAACCGTACGACTGCCGGTGCCGACCGACGATCCGGACATGCAACGGTTGGCGCTCACCGTGAACGAGGCGTTCGACGTCCAGCAGCAGGCAGAGGCTCGATTGCGCGCGTTCGTCGCCGACGCCTCCCACGAACTGCGGACCCCGCTGACCACCGCGACCGGCTGGATCGAGCTCTATCTGCAGGGCGGCCTGACCGACGAGGACCGCCGCGACCAGGCCATGCAGCGCGCGATGACCCAGCTGGGACGGATGCGAGTGCTGATCGACGAACTCGCGCTGCTCGCCCGACTCGACCGGGCGCGACCGCTGGATCTCGATCCGGTCGATCTCGCCGTGCTGGCGACCGAGGTGGTGGAGGACGCCCGCGTGATCAACCCCGACCGTACGTTCTCGCTACACGCGGCCGGGCCGGCGACGCTGTTGGGCGACGCACCGAAGCTGCAGCAGGTGCTGCAGAACCTGGTCGGCAATGCGGTCCAGCACACGCCCCCCGGCAGCCCGGTCGAGGTGACGGTCCGACCGGCGCCGACCGATGCTGGCGAAGCCGGCAGCCGCGTACACACTCTGCTGGTCACCGATCACGGCCCTGGCATCCCGGTCGAGGACCGCGCCCACGTGTTCACCCGGTTCTGGCGCGGCGACGCCAGCCGTACCCGCCACACCGGCGGCGCCGGTCTGGGGCTGGCCATCGTGTCCTCGATCGTCGCTGCCCACGGTGGCACATCCGAGGTGATCAGCCAGGTCGGCTACGGCACCACCATCCGAGTCCGGCTGCCGGCCAAGGTGCCGTAG